In Staphylococcus lloydii, the following proteins share a genomic window:
- the hflX gene encoding GTPase HflX, which produces MSQQKTHDTKKKLESAILVGVHAQEEEEFDFESTMEELAALSTTCKLDVKAQFTQNRTHFDNKYYVGKGKLEEIKDYITFNDIDVVVTNDELTTAQSKSLNGQLNIKVIDRTQLILEIFALRARSKEGKLQVELAQLDYLMPRLQGHGRSLSRLGGGIGTRGPGETKLEMDRRHIRTRMNEIKHQLQTVVDHRERYRAKREQKNVFQVALIGYTNAGKSSWFNALAQETTYEQDLLFATLDPKTRQIKINEGFNFILSDTVGFIQKLPTTLIAAFKSTLEEAKDADLLLHVVDSSHPEYKTQYDTVNKIIKDLNMEQIPQAIVFNKKDLHEGVQPSSNKPHVFVSSQDEQDIDVVNNLLIEEIKRTLTYYEETLASSEADRLYYLKQHTLVTELNFNEEQETYEIKGYEKVNEGSKNE; this is translated from the coding sequence ATGAGCCAACAAAAAACACATGATACAAAAAAGAAACTCGAGAGCGCAATCTTAGTTGGGGTGCATGCCCAAGAGGAAGAAGAATTTGATTTTGAATCCACTATGGAAGAATTAGCCGCACTTTCAACTACTTGTAAGTTAGACGTTAAAGCACAATTCACTCAAAATAGAACTCATTTTGATAATAAATATTATGTTGGTAAGGGTAAGTTAGAAGAAATCAAAGATTATATTACGTTTAATGATATAGATGTCGTAGTAACAAATGATGAATTAACAACGGCACAGTCTAAATCATTGAATGGTCAACTTAATATTAAAGTTATTGACCGTACACAGTTGATATTAGAAATCTTCGCTTTGCGTGCACGTAGTAAGGAAGGTAAGCTGCAAGTCGAATTAGCACAATTAGACTATTTAATGCCACGTTTACAAGGGCATGGTAGAAGTTTATCTAGGTTAGGTGGCGGTATTGGTACGAGAGGTCCAGGTGAAACTAAATTAGAAATGGATCGCCGTCATATTCGTACACGTATGAATGAGATTAAGCATCAATTACAAACTGTTGTTGATCATCGTGAACGCTATAGAGCTAAGAGAGAGCAAAAAAATGTCTTTCAAGTCGCATTGATTGGTTATACAAATGCTGGTAAGTCATCATGGTTTAATGCCTTAGCACAAGAGACTACGTATGAACAAGATTTACTCTTTGCCACATTAGATCCAAAAACGCGTCAAATTAAAATAAATGAAGGCTTTAATTTTATCTTGTCAGATACAGTAGGATTTATCCAAAAATTACCAACCACTTTAATTGCTGCGTTTAAGTCTACATTGGAAGAAGCCAAAGATGCAGATTTATTATTGCATGTCGTAGATAGTAGTCATCCAGAGTATAAAACACAATATGACACAGTAAATAAAATTATAAAAGATTTAAATATGGAACAAATTCCACAAGCGATCGTATTTAATAAAAAAGATTTACATGAAGGTGTACAACCTTCATCTAACAAACCACATGTATTCGTATCTAGCCAAGATGAACAAGATATTGATGTAGTTAATAACTTACTTATTGAAGAAATAAAAAGAACATTAACGTATTATGAAGAAACATTGGCAAGTAGTGAAGCGGATAGATTATATTATTTAAAGCAACACACGCTTGTAACCGAATTAAATTTTAATGAAGAACAAGAAACTTATGAAATTAAAGGTTATGAAAAAGTTAATGAAGGAAGTAAAAATGAATGA
- a CDS encoding glutathione peroxidase, with translation MSIYDISVQKTNGEEYKLDAYKGDVLLIVNTASECGFTPQFEGLQHLYEQYKDQGLMILGFPCNQFGGQEPGSGEEATQNCKINYGVSFPIHEKIDVKGPNQHPLFKYLTESQNGFLNEKIKWNFTKFLVDREGNVIKRFSPQKKPEQLEEEIKALL, from the coding sequence ATGAGTATATATGATATTTCGGTACAAAAGACAAACGGTGAAGAATATAAACTAGACGCTTACAAGGGTGATGTACTCCTCATCGTTAATACGGCAAGTGAATGTGGTTTCACGCCACAATTTGAAGGTTTACAGCACTTATATGAACAATATAAAGACCAAGGTTTGATGATTCTTGGTTTCCCATGTAACCAATTTGGAGGTCAAGAACCTGGTTCTGGTGAAGAAGCTACACAAAACTGTAAAATTAATTATGGTGTGTCTTTCCCAATACATGAAAAAATTGATGTCAAAGGGCCAAATCAACATCCTTTATTCAAATATTTAACTGAGTCCCAAAACGGCTTCCTTAACGAAAAAATTAAATGGAATTTCACAAAATTTTTAGTTGATAGAGAAGGTAATGTCATTAAACGTTTCTCTCCACAGAAGAAACCAGAACAATTAGAAGAAGAAATTAAAGCTTTACTATAA
- a CDS encoding glycerol-3-phosphate responsive antiterminator: MQQHILPAIRTMKDLEKLINTDYKECVLLDTHIGHLKSIMELLNKNNLETYIHIDLIKGMSHDEFACEYIIQNYKPKGIVSTKTKVIKKAKALNTTSILRVFVIDSHALTRSIELINRVEPDFVEVLPGVASKAIKVIDDETNAKVIAGGLIKEQDEVIQAVKSGAKYITSSDRSLW, from the coding sequence ATGCAACAACATATTTTACCTGCAATTAGAACAATGAAGGATTTAGAAAAACTGATTAATACAGATTATAAAGAGTGTGTACTGTTGGATACACATATAGGGCATCTAAAAAGCATCATGGAATTACTAAATAAAAATAATTTAGAAACATATATCCATATTGATTTAATTAAAGGTATGAGCCATGATGAATTTGCATGCGAATATATTATTCAAAATTATAAACCTAAAGGCATCGTTTCTACAAAAACTAAAGTGATCAAAAAAGCTAAAGCGTTGAATACGACGTCAATATTAAGAGTATTTGTCATTGATAGCCATGCATTAACGCGTAGTATTGAGTTAATCAACCGAGTTGAACCTGATTTCGTCGAAGTATTACCTGGAGTTGCAAGTAAAGCTATTAAGGTCATTGATGATGAAACAAATGCAAAAGTAATTGCCGGTGGTTTAATTAAAGAACAAGATGAAGTAATACAAGCAGTGAAATCTGGTGCAAAATATATAACTTCGAGCGATCGAAGTTTATGGTAA
- a CDS encoding glycerol-3-phosphate dehydrogenase/oxidase produces MSLSTLKREQVKKNLKEDNYDVVIIGGGITGAGIALDASNRGMKVALVEMQDFAQGTSSRSTKLVHGGLRYLKQLQVGVVAETGRERAIVYENGPHVTTPERMLLPMHKGGSMGKFTTAIGLTMYDRLAGVKKAERKTMLNKKQTLEKEPLVKKDGLKGGGSYVEYRTDDARLTIEVMKRAEEKGATIINHTKSVHFTYDNNEKVNGIHVEDQLDGETYAIKAKKVINASGPWVDEVRSGDYARNNKQLRLTKGIHVVIDQSKFPLGQAVYFDTEKDGRMIFAIPREGKAYVGTTDTFYDNDKTSPLATQEDRDYLIDAINYMFPDVNVSDSDIESSWAGVRPLILEEGKDPSEISRKDEVWEGKSGLLTIAGGKLTGYRHMALEIVDLLAKRLKEEYKLKFKPCATKELKISGGDVGGSANFENFIEQKVEEAKAYQIDEQTARHFASKYGSNAEDLFKIAQTAKNQDSGLPLDIYTELIYSIQNEMVFKPTDFLIRRTGKLYFNIKDVLNYKEKVINVMTELLGYNEVQKDLYTKELEKAIDEAQTGNNQPAVKE; encoded by the coding sequence ATGAGTTTATCTACACTAAAAAGAGAACAGGTTAAGAAAAATTTAAAAGAAGATAATTACGATGTAGTAATTATCGGTGGTGGTATTACAGGTGCTGGTATTGCTTTAGATGCTAGTAATCGTGGTATGAAAGTGGCATTAGTAGAAATGCAAGACTTTGCTCAAGGTACAAGTTCACGTTCTACAAAATTAGTTCACGGAGGATTACGTTACCTTAAACAACTACAAGTTGGTGTCGTTGCTGAAACAGGTCGTGAACGTGCAATCGTTTATGAAAATGGTCCACACGTAACAACACCAGAACGTATGTTATTACCAATGCATAAAGGTGGTAGCATGGGTAAATTCACTACAGCTATTGGTTTAACTATGTACGATCGTTTAGCAGGCGTAAAAAAAGCTGAACGTAAAACAATGTTAAACAAAAAGCAAACTTTAGAAAAAGAACCATTAGTTAAAAAAGACGGCCTTAAAGGTGGCGGTTCTTATGTTGAATATCGTACTGATGATGCGCGTTTAACAATAGAAGTTATGAAACGTGCCGAAGAAAAAGGCGCAACTATTATTAATCATACTAAATCTGTGCATTTCACATACGATAACAACGAAAAAGTAAATGGTATTCATGTTGAAGACCAACTTGATGGTGAAACTTATGCTATCAAAGCTAAAAAAGTTATCAATGCTAGTGGTCCATGGGTAGATGAAGTACGTAGTGGTGACTATGCACGTAATAATAAACAATTACGTTTAACAAAAGGTATTCACGTAGTAATCGACCAATCTAAATTCCCATTAGGCCAAGCAGTATACTTTGATACTGAAAAAGATGGTCGTATGATTTTTGCTATTCCACGTGAAGGTAAAGCTTATGTTGGTACAACTGATACGTTTTACGACAACGATAAAACTTCACCATTAGCAACTCAAGAAGATAGAGATTATTTAATCGATGCAATAAATTATATGTTCCCTGATGTTAACGTATCAGATAGTGATATTGAATCATCATGGGCTGGTGTAAGACCACTTATCTTAGAAGAAGGAAAAGATCCTTCTGAAATTTCTCGTAAAGATGAAGTTTGGGAAGGTAAATCAGGCTTACTAACTATTGCTGGTGGTAAACTTACTGGTTACCGTCACATGGCTTTAGAAATTGTTGATTTATTAGCTAAACGCTTAAAAGAAGAATACAAACTTAAATTCAAACCTTGTGCTACTAAAGAATTGAAAATTTCTGGTGGTGACGTAGGTGGCAGTGCAAACTTCGAAAACTTCATCGAACAAAAAGTTGAAGAAGCAAAAGCTTACCAAATTGATGAGCAAACAGCACGTCACTTTGCATCTAAATATGGTTCAAATGCTGAAGACTTATTCAAAATTGCACAAACAGCTAAAAATCAAGACAGTGGTTTACCACTTGATATTTATACTGAACTTATTTACTCAATTCAAAATGAAATGGTATTTAAACCAACAGACTTCTTAATTCGTCGTACTGGTAAACTTTATTTCAACATCAAAGATGTTTTAAATTATAAAGAAAAAGTTATCAACGTTATGACTGAATTATTAGGTTACAATGAAGTTCAAAAAGACTTATATACTAAAGAACTTGAAAAAGCAATCGACGAAGCACAAACTGGTAACAATCAACCAGCAGTCAAAGAATAA
- a CDS encoding aminotransferase class I/II-fold pyridoxal phosphate-dependent enzyme — MTSIKQLVKETETTLRPYFDAIEAIALTNQEKVLDAFHAVKVTESDLQGTTGYGYDDFGRDHLEEIYARTFKAEDALVRPQIISGTHAITLALQSTLKYNDELLYITGDPYDTLLEVIGINGDGIESLQEHGVIYNKVDLQDGAIDTEAVLAHMSEQTKVVAIQRSKGYDQRPSINLDEIEQAIQLIKAQFPQVIVFVDNCYGEFVELREPIECGADLIAGSLIKNPGGGLAKIGGYIAGRKDLIQRCGYRLTAPGIGKEAGASLDTLQDMYQGFFLAPHVVSQSLKGALFTSLLLDKLGMVTTPRYDVTRTDLIQTVTFTDKAQMIQFCQSIQHASPVNAHFSPEPAYMPGYEDDVIMAAGTFIQGSSIELSADGPIRPPYEAYIQGGLTYEHVKIAVIRAVERLRENELV; from the coding sequence ATGACATCCATTAAGCAACTCGTAAAAGAAACTGAAACAACGTTAAGACCATATTTTGATGCAATTGAAGCCATCGCGTTAACAAACCAAGAAAAAGTACTAGATGCATTTCATGCCGTCAAAGTTACTGAAAGTGACTTACAAGGTACAACAGGTTATGGCTACGATGATTTTGGTAGAGATCATTTAGAAGAAATATACGCACGTACTTTTAAAGCTGAAGATGCATTAGTCCGACCTCAAATTATTTCAGGGACACATGCCATAACATTAGCTTTACAAAGCACATTGAAATACAATGATGAATTATTATATATTACCGGAGACCCATACGATACATTGTTAGAAGTAATAGGTATTAATGGAGATGGCATAGAAAGTTTACAAGAACATGGTGTAATCTATAATAAGGTTGACTTACAGGATGGTGCGATTGATACCGAAGCCGTATTAGCACATATGAGCGAACAGACAAAAGTTGTCGCAATTCAACGTTCTAAAGGGTATGATCAACGACCATCTATAAATTTAGACGAAATTGAGCAGGCAATTCAATTAATCAAAGCACAATTTCCACAAGTTATTGTCTTTGTCGATAATTGCTATGGTGAGTTTGTTGAGTTACGTGAACCGATAGAATGTGGCGCAGATTTAATAGCTGGGTCATTAATTAAAAATCCAGGCGGCGGTTTAGCGAAGATAGGTGGCTATATTGCTGGTAGAAAAGATTTGATTCAACGTTGTGGCTATCGTTTAACTGCTCCAGGTATTGGTAAAGAAGCGGGTGCTTCTCTCGACACATTACAAGATATGTATCAAGGATTCTTTTTAGCGCCACACGTCGTGAGCCAAAGTTTGAAAGGGGCGTTATTTACAAGCTTACTATTAGATAAACTTGGCATGGTCACAACGCCAAGATACGATGTGACGAGAACTGATTTGATTCAAACAGTAACATTTACAGATAAAGCGCAAATGATACAATTTTGTCAAAGTATCCAGCACGCTTCACCAGTTAATGCACACTTTAGCCCTGAACCAGCTTATATGCCAGGTTATGAAGATGATGTCATTATGGCAGCCGGTACATTTATCCAAGGCTCATCTATAGAACTATCAGCAGATGGACCAATTAGACCCCCTTACGAAGCATATATACAAGGTGGTTTAACATATGAACATGTAAAAATTGCTGTTATAAGAGCGGTAGAACGATTAAGAGAAAATGAGTTAGTATAA
- the glpK gene encoding glycerol kinase GlpK — MEKYILSIDQGTTSSRAILFNQDGTIKGVAQREFKQFFPKSGWVEHDANEIWTSVLAVIAEVFNENDISPEQIAGIGITNQRETTVVWDKKTNRPIYHAIVWQSRQTQGICQELKDKGLEDKFREKTGLLLDPYFAGTKVKWILDNVDGAREKAENGDLLFGTIDSWLVWKLSGGKAHITDYTNASRTLVYNIHDLEWDKELLDILEIPESMLPEVKESSEVYANTIDYHFFGHEVPIAGIAGDQQAALFGQACFNRGDVKNTYGTGGFMLMNTGEEAVASKNGLLTTIAYGLDGKVNYALEGSIFVSGSAIQWLRDGLRMINSAPQTENYAERVESSEGVYVVPAFVGLGTPYWDAEARGAIFGLTRGTEKEHFIRATLESLCYQTRDVLEAMNSDSQIEVNNLRVDGGAVKNNFIMQFQADLINVGVERPEINETTALGAAYLAGLAVGFWSSKDEIANRWKLEEKFEPKMEEKQREKLYKGWQKAVEATQVFKLDEE, encoded by the coding sequence ATGGAAAAATATATTCTATCTATAGACCAAGGAACTACTAGTTCTAGAGCGATTTTATTTAATCAAGACGGTACGATTAAGGGAGTTGCGCAACGTGAATTTAAACAATTCTTCCCTAAATCTGGTTGGGTTGAACACGATGCTAACGAAATTTGGACTTCTGTTTTAGCAGTAATTGCAGAAGTATTTAATGAAAATGATATAAGCCCAGAACAAATTGCTGGTATTGGTATTACAAACCAACGTGAAACTACTGTTGTATGGGATAAGAAAACAAACAGACCAATTTATCACGCAATCGTTTGGCAATCTCGTCAGACACAAGGTATTTGTCAGGAGCTTAAAGATAAAGGCCTAGAAGATAAATTCCGTGAAAAAACTGGTTTATTATTAGACCCATACTTTGCAGGTACTAAAGTTAAATGGATTTTAGACAATGTTGATGGCGCTAGAGAAAAAGCTGAAAATGGCGATTTATTATTCGGTACAATCGATTCATGGTTAGTATGGAAATTATCAGGCGGCAAAGCGCATATTACAGATTACACTAATGCGAGTCGTACGTTAGTTTATAACATCCATGATTTAGAATGGGATAAAGAATTATTAGATATTTTAGAAATTCCTGAAAGCATGTTACCAGAAGTTAAAGAATCAAGTGAAGTATATGCGAATACAATCGATTATCATTTCTTCGGACATGAAGTACCAATCGCAGGTATCGCTGGTGACCAACAAGCTGCATTATTTGGTCAAGCATGTTTCAACCGTGGCGATGTTAAAAACACTTACGGTACAGGTGGTTTCATGTTAATGAACACTGGCGAAGAAGCCGTAGCATCTAAAAATGGTTTATTAACAACAATTGCTTATGGTTTAGACGGTAAAGTAAATTACGCGTTAGAAGGTTCAATCTTCGTTTCAGGTTCAGCAATTCAATGGTTAAGAGATGGCTTACGCATGATTAACTCTGCGCCACAAACTGAAAACTATGCTGAACGTGTTGAATCATCTGAAGGTGTATATGTTGTACCAGCATTTGTTGGTCTTGGTACGCCATATTGGGATGCTGAAGCTCGTGGTGCGATCTTTGGTCTAACTCGCGGTACTGAAAAAGAACACTTTATTCGTGCAACACTAGAATCACTATGTTATCAAACACGTGACGTTCTAGAAGCTATGAATAGTGACTCACAAATCGAAGTAAACAACTTACGTGTCGATGGTGGCGCAGTTAAAAATAACTTTATTATGCAATTCCAAGCGGACTTAATAAATGTTGGCGTTGAAAGACCAGAAATTAACGAAACAACAGCATTAGGTGCTGCATACTTAGCTGGTTTAGCCGTAGGTTTCTGGAGTAGTAAAGATGAAATTGCTAATCGTTGGAAACTTGAAGAAAAATTCGAACCTAAGATGGAAGAAAAACAACGCGAGAAATTATATAAAGGCTGGCAAAAAGCTGTAGAAGCAACACAAGTTTTTAAATTAGATGAAGAATAA
- the miaA gene encoding tRNA (adenosine(37)-N6)-dimethylallyltransferase MiaA: MQQQKPFIVVIVGPTAVGKTEFSIELAKRINGEIISGDSMQVYKGMDIGTAKVSTEEMDGVPHHMIDILNPDDTFSAYDFKNRAQTLIDTITAKGKIPIIVGGTGLYIQSLIYNYAFEDETISAEKAQELEEKMQQFETYSNQALHDYLKSFDSESAEAIHPNNRKRVLRAIQFYLKTKKLLSSRMKMQQFTENYDTLLLGMEMSRDLLYDRINKRVDIMLENGLLSEVEQLVEHGYEPCQSMQAIGYKEIVPVVKGSVSLAQAIEKLKQHSRNYAKRQMTWFKNKLDVIWLNKETKSLSLILDEVSAQINRRS; the protein is encoded by the coding sequence TTGCAACAACAGAAACCGTTCATCGTTGTTATTGTTGGACCAACAGCTGTGGGAAAGACCGAATTTAGTATTGAATTAGCAAAACGAATTAATGGCGAAATTATTAGTGGCGATTCTATGCAAGTATATAAAGGCATGGATATCGGTACAGCCAAAGTATCGACAGAAGAAATGGACGGCGTCCCACATCATATGATTGATATCTTAAATCCAGATGATACTTTTTCGGCTTACGATTTCAAAAATAGAGCGCAAACATTAATAGATACTATAACTGCCAAAGGTAAAATACCCATCATTGTTGGTGGTACCGGTCTTTATATTCAATCACTTATTTATAATTATGCTTTTGAAGATGAGACGATTAGTGCGGAAAAAGCACAAGAACTAGAGGAGAAAATGCAGCAATTTGAAACTTACTCAAATCAAGCATTACACGACTACCTAAAGTCGTTTGATTCAGAATCTGCAGAAGCAATACATCCTAATAATCGAAAAAGAGTGTTACGCGCAATCCAATTTTATTTAAAAACAAAAAAACTTTTAAGTTCTCGTATGAAAATGCAACAATTCACAGAAAATTATGATACATTATTATTAGGGATGGAAATGTCGCGTGACCTATTATATGACAGAATAAATAAACGCGTAGATATAATGTTGGAGAACGGATTATTAAGTGAAGTAGAACAGCTCGTTGAACATGGATATGAACCATGTCAAAGTATGCAAGCTATTGGATATAAAGAGATAGTCCCAGTAGTAAAAGGGAGTGTTTCGTTAGCACAAGCTATAGAAAAGTTAAAGCAACACTCACGAAATTATGCAAAACGCCAAATGACTTGGTTTAAGAATAAACTGGACGTGATTTGGTTAAATAAAGAGACGAAGTCACTTTCATTAATCTTAGATGAGGTTTCCGCCCAAATAAACAGAAGGAGTTAG
- a CDS encoding MIP/aquaporin family protein — translation MSVYFAEFLGTAILVLFGGGVCANVNLKKTGGFGADWIVIAVGWGLAVSMGAYAVGNISGAHLNPAVTLAMAMDGQLAWGMVPGYIICQIIGGIFGGMLVWLMYLPHWKATEDQDAKLGVFSTAPAIKNYFANFISEIIGTMILTLALLYIGTNKIADGLNPLIVGGLIIAIGLSLGGPTGYAINPARDLGPRIAHAIFPIAGKGKSNWGYAIVPVLGPVAGGMLGAVVYRLFYKGDFDVASVVGLIVVIITLVLGIVLNKNNKKKDIESIY, via the coding sequence ATGAGTGTATATTTTGCTGAATTTTTGGGAACAGCAATTTTAGTGTTATTTGGTGGCGGCGTTTGTGCCAATGTCAATTTGAAGAAAACTGGCGGCTTTGGAGCTGACTGGATCGTTATCGCAGTAGGTTGGGGTCTTGCAGTATCAATGGGTGCCTATGCAGTAGGTAATATTTCAGGTGCGCACTTGAATCCAGCAGTTACATTAGCAATGGCAATGGATGGACAACTTGCTTGGGGAATGGTTCCAGGTTACATAATTTGCCAAATTATAGGCGGTATATTTGGTGGTATGCTTGTATGGTTAATGTATTTACCACATTGGAAAGCTACAGAAGATCAAGATGCGAAGTTAGGTGTATTCTCAACTGCACCAGCAATTAAAAACTACTTTGCTAACTTTATCAGTGAGATTATTGGTACTATGATTCTTACTTTAGCATTATTATATATCGGTACTAACAAAATTGCTGACGGCTTAAATCCACTTATTGTTGGTGGTTTAATTATCGCAATTGGTTTAAGTTTAGGTGGACCAACAGGTTATGCTATTAACCCTGCTCGTGACTTAGGCCCACGTATTGCACATGCTATCTTCCCAATCGCTGGTAAGGGGAAATCAAATTGGGGATATGCAATCGTACCAGTATTAGGTCCAGTCGCAGGCGGTATGCTTGGTGCAGTAGTTTATAGATTGTTCTACAAAGGCGACTTTGATGTTGCATCAGTCGTTGGACTTATCGTAGTAATCATTACATTAGTATTAGGTATTGTATTGAACAAAAACAATAAAAAGAAAGATATAGAATCAATTTATTAA
- a CDS encoding alpha/beta hydrolase codes for MGQSNLKITVADGATLEVKLNKAKKSTIGVVHIFHGMAEHMGRYDELVTALNQQGYDVIRHNHRGHNQEELEKNIGHIDDFDQVAEDAFEIAQTLCANYKDLPYIVIGHSMGSIIARVFAQKYPQSINGLILTGTGYYPKIVGYTLQAALKCITLMSGKRKRLNWVNNLMYKSLNKRIDNLKTKSDWLSSDDAQVQAFIKDERTGFLVSNQLIYQTVKHIVKTSKHKFITQMNPNMPILMISGKEDPLGNYGKGIHKLGKLFKRGNVKHITVHLYKNKRHEILLEKEHDTIWHHMFEWIDKQILRAQRIQKSE; via the coding sequence ATGGGACAAAGTAATTTAAAAATAACAGTTGCAGACGGTGCAACGTTAGAAGTTAAATTAAATAAGGCTAAAAAGTCTACAATCGGTGTAGTACATATTTTTCATGGCATGGCAGAACATATGGGGCGATATGACGAATTAGTAACAGCTTTAAATCAACAAGGATATGATGTTATTCGACACAATCATAGAGGGCATAATCAAGAAGAACTTGAAAAGAATATTGGACATATAGATGATTTTGATCAAGTAGCAGAAGATGCATTTGAAATCGCACAAACCTTATGTGCGAACTATAAAGATTTACCTTATATTGTCATCGGTCATTCAATGGGTTCAATTATCGCACGTGTATTTGCACAAAAATACCCACAGTCTATTAACGGATTGATTTTAACAGGTACTGGTTATTATCCAAAAATTGTAGGTTATACGTTACAAGCAGCATTGAAATGTATTACATTAATGAGTGGTAAACGTAAAAGGTTAAACTGGGTAAACAATTTAATGTATAAATCTTTAAATAAACGGATTGACAATTTAAAGACTAAAAGTGATTGGCTATCATCAGATGATGCACAAGTTCAAGCATTTATTAAAGATGAAAGAACTGGTTTTTTAGTGTCTAACCAATTGATTTACCAAACTGTAAAACATATCGTTAAAACGAGCAAACATAAATTTATAACTCAGATGAACCCTAATATGCCGATACTTATGATTTCTGGTAAAGAAGATCCATTGGGTAATTACGGTAAAGGCATCCATAAACTTGGTAAATTATTTAAGCGAGGCAATGTAAAACATATTACGGTGCATTTATATAAAAATAAACGCCATGAAATTTTATTAGAAAAAGAACATGATACGATATGGCATCATATGTTTGAATGGATTGATAAACAAATTTTAAGAGCGCAGAGAATACAGAAAAGTGAGTGA
- the hfq gene encoding RNA chaperone Hfq, with amino-acid sequence MITQNNNQDQFLGRFKEEKTNIIVFLINGFQIKGVIEDFDESTVCLFSQEKQHLIYKHAISTFTIDDSE; translated from the coding sequence ATGATTACACAGAACAACAACCAAGACCAATTCCTAGGGCGCTTTAAAGAAGAAAAGACAAACATCATAGTCTTTTTAATTAATGGCTTTCAAATTAAAGGTGTAATCGAAGATTTTGATGAGTCAACTGTATGCTTGTTTTCACAAGAAAAACAACACTTGATTTACAAGCATGCTATTAGTACTTTTACAATCGACGATAGCGAGTAA